tatatatatattattaaattaatatcttCTAAATTCTaaagttaataatttttttttcacatttggttcattaaaataaataatattcaacTACAATCTGATTCTAAGTCTTGTCCTTTAGGTGTTTCTTATGTGGCGATTTCTGTGgtattttgtaaaaacagaCATTTCAAAACGCATGAAAAACTACCAAAATTCTACTATTtgaaagaatatttatttttaatgtcttgtATAATGtttatacatgtataaattCACAAAATGTGTCACAAAAGTTATGATATGAGCAGTTGGCCACATCCAGTAAAATGAATGGATCTCTATTGCCCTCTGCTGGGTATCTATGGacaaaacaatttatttcttaaattgtAATTCCTTCAGGTTTGTCTTTGACCAACAGATGGCAGAATTGTACAGCTAACAgctagatcaatatccagaaacaaattatatttaatttagatcatcatttaagtatttttttcataaaaaaatttatatttcacacGCAAGCTAATGGTATAGTTGAGGAATTGTGTGGTaaataggtacaaaagtactttgTATATCCAAAAACACAGCATTactgtatagatgagaagtaaacaaaaaaaataatatattatatgtattattaaaaatgtaaattttttttacaatcattctTTAAATTTTGGGGTCATATAGACCCCAAAATGCACTGAGTGTAAACAGGAAACCGCAGACATATGAGGGTTAAATTCAATTATTCATTCTTCTCTGAAAGTATGATGTTTCATTTCCTTTCAGAAGTTAAAACTTCCTCCGCAGTTCAAAAAGACTGTGGTTTCTGGTTGTGTGTAGCACCTACTGCTCTGCATATCCTTCTGACGGATCACattgttataaaatgtataaacatttcAGCATAGGTTGCTGAAACAGCAGCAGTTCAGTAGCTTGTAGTCGAATTTTAAGGGTCAGAAAACAttaggaaaattgttaaaaaataactatgtttttttctttttttttaatgcaaacaaAACTTTACCAATGTTATAAGCAGACTTCAgtgagaaaacaaaacagaacaaaagccGGAAACAATGGAAGGGTTTCTTTTATCAGGAGTATTGTTATTGTCTCTGGTATGAAGGAAGTCACAAAGTAAACATCAGTGTGTAGACATTTGAACCAATACATCACACACAAATATACCTGTTGCAAGCAGAAGCACATTGTGCATGCCGTCATCCGAAGCTTGGACTTGGTCAACGGCTATTTTGGTGAAGTTCTTATTACTTGTGAAGAAAGGCGTTTCTTTTTGAATGGGTTGAATCCAGTCCTTCATCTCTGGATGGTCTTTAATGATTTGAAGGGTAGAAGTTGGAATGGAATTGCTTTGTTTGACACACTGGAAAAGAGTGATATATATCtgttataatataatttcagtCAGTATTGTTTGAGGTCACAAGTTAAAACACAGCACAAGTGAAGTTACAACCATTCCATTGTTATCAAGGCCATGGCACAAATAACTGCTCATTTCCTCAACTATAAGAGGAGATTGTTTGTTTCACAAACAATGGCTATAATAATAGGCCTGAGCAATTCACCTTTGGGTCAAGAGTAAAATGAGGAAGTTGTTGTTtcataaacaatatataaaaataaagcttggaAAAAATGTGTATTGAATGTAATTTTGAATTGAATAGGCTTCAGCTGAATCAGATGTTactcagttttttgttttgtttttttacattttaatgtaaaaaatatgacGATTCCAGTGCGTCAACGTTAAGTTTCTTAATGctaacacatttacacagagtaattctaattattatttagccattatcatttttatttttatttaaattaaataaataattttaacatttttgttattatttatttatttcaattaagaaattatttatttattttaattctttttaGAATTAAGTTTTTCTCTGAACTTCACAACAGACCCCAGTTTGAacatagttattttaaactatGTGTGGAGCTACTCCACACATGCAAATTCTGACAAATCTGGAAACAATGCATGGTATATTACAGTCATTCTCATGGAAGTCTTTTTGTGGTGTTTGTGAATACTAGGAAACCCAGAAAACTTCAGTACACATTATTTTACCACAGTGGTCAACCAGTAAGTGTTGTAATGGAGCAtagtataaaacaaaaagaggcCAAACAAAGAGAACAGTGATATTTTGAttattctgtgtgtgtttttgctcacagttcctGGTCTTGGGGTGGGAATGGCCTTAGAATAACTTTTGTAGGCGGAATGCTCAAAAACATCATCAAGCTCTGCCAATGAGTAAATGCACACAGCAGTAGAGTTCCTataacaacataaaaataaataatggtgagataatgtatttaatttctgAGCAATCAGTGACACCAAAGGAATtgcaaaaacaatatgaagTAACTAGATTAGTGAAGTTTGTGAACAAACTTAAGCTTCAAGTTCGAAAGTTTAGATAGATTACATAGACGTTGATAGCATGTTGCTATAATGATTTAACATGTTTTACCATGATTAGCatattgctagcatgttttaacatgattagatagcatgtttctagcatgacaATCATGTTGTTAGCACATTatcatgttttaacatgttgctaaaACATGATTACATTGTTGCTAGCACATTGCTAACATGTTTGTGCGTGTTGCTACCATGATTACATGATTAATATGCtatattgttattaatgttgCTAGCATTGATtggcatgttgctagcatgtttctaacatgatctAGCATTTGTCGGCATGTTTTAACATTATCTAACATGTTGTCAGagttttaacatgttgctacCATGATTTAACACATTTGCTAACATGTTTTAAGATGTTGTTAGCGTGATTTATCACACTGCATATTTCAGCATTATTTAACACATTGAtagcatgttttagcacattgttaacatgtttttagcatgataagcatgttgttaacatgactagcatgttgctagcatgtttctaacatgattaacatgttttaGGATTTTGATAACATGATTTAGCATGTTTTAGAATGATTACACTGTTGATAGCACAttgctaacatgtttagcatgttgctagcatgtttctaacatggtTGCTATGTTGCTAGCACATtgctaatatgtttttatattcatgttttatatataatatgatttagcatgttgttagcatgtttctaacatgatctAGCATATTATCAGCACATTTTGGCATCATTTAACATGTTAGGCGTGTCCCAAATTGTGTATTTATGCACTATTCTATGatgttttgtaatataaatagtGTGAGTAGTGTGTTCACActaaagtgcactttaaataccAGGATGATGCACTTAAATACCCGAAAAAACAAAGTGTGGAATGTTGAACACTTCATGCACTCATGTCGCAGTTTTAATTACACAGCGAAGGGGGAGGGGCTCTCAGGCTCAGATtaagaatgacaaaataaccttatgtaattcatacactacatggttgagtagtgtataaatacatagtgtataagtgcatagtcCTATAGTGCGTAATTTTGGACGCAGTTGTTGTTAGTGTAATTTAGCACACATTTAGCATGTTTATCAATAACACATCGACAACATATTTTAGCACATTGTTAACatgattaataatattattattatattcttataataattatataagtaGCAgatttctcaagccaacctaattatttcctttttaaatgtcagaagATAATGCAGTGTTTACCAGCTGCTGGAGAAAAGCGCATACACTCGTGAATCCCTCCAGTCATCAGCATGCTGGATGAAAACATCCTGTAGGCGATTGAAGTACAGCGACTCTCTAGGAATCCCGCACACAAGTCGTGCCTTCAGAAAGGAGGTCCAAATGTTCTGGAGCAACTGCTTGGGACCGCCCTCGTCGACCTACGAGAGATTGATGTTTTTACAGGTGGACAGTGTTCTGCCATCGACAGCAGGTTGATGCTCATCCACAAGCCCTGGAAGGTTTCTTCGTTTCATGGCACTTCAAACCAAGAACGCAACTTCTGTGACTCAAGCTTTGTTTCTAAAATCTGATCTCTTTTCTGCACTGCAGTCTGATAACAGTAGTGCTGACAGAACTGTGATAACTTCTTATCGAGTTGGATGCCAGGAAGGCTCGAAAGTGCTAAATTTGAACCCCTACGTGAGTCCTCACATTACCACCTCCTGAATAACTAATTCATGGTAACCAATCTGTGACAATCCAATGACTTAATAAGATAGATCCATTCATATTCCTTGAAATGTGTAGgataataaaaatcaatgttGAAGGTCACTTTTCCACAACAATGGTTCTCTCAGACTCTGTGGGTTCACGTAGGAAGCCTCACAAAGAACCGTCACATCTTTCATACGTAAGTGAGGAACATACCTTACACACTCTGGCCACTCTAGATATCCAAGGATCAGCTTCTGGACTCGTGTCTGAGTTTTTCTCACGGAATAAGATGTATATCTTCTCATTCAAGGGGTCATTCATGCGCTGGGCCAGAAAACTGGAAATAAAAGTGGGTTCTGTGGGGGGAGTATGAATGAGTCATGAATTATTTCCCTACTcgtttcacatttttatttatatcacTTAACTCCAACTTTACTTTCAAGAGAGAAGCCTGATTTACAAAAGAAACAAGGACTAGGCTGTATTTTGATAGCTGCAGCTTGGGAGAGACAAAATGCTGATTGGTCAGCAACTGAGCACATGCTTGCTCATCACACTCGGTCCACAAACATAATAAACAGTCACTAAAGTGCATACTAAAGTGAGTTTACTAATTACAGCATTAGAGGTAAGATGTCGATTAAGCAGAGCAAGATCTGGgtgataattcacccaaaatgaaaaacttaatcatttacttactatcaatttgttccaaacctgtatgagtttctttcttctattgaacacaaaagaagttatcttgaagaatgttggtatcCAAACAGTTTCTGACAGCCACTGAATGACTTCCAAAGGGGACccgcaactgtttggttaccaaaacTTTTATTCGTatattcagcagaagaaagaaactcatacaggtttggaaaaactTAACGATGACcaactttttatgatggatggatgcactttattggacttcaaaatctcaacagccattcactgccattatgaAGCATTAGGAAGAGACAggacattatataatataattccgattgtattcgtctgaaagaagaacgtcatatacacctaggatggcttgaggttTAGTAAATCATggagtaattttcatttttgggtgaactatccctttaaatctgaTCTTTGGGAATATTTGGAGAGGTTCttaattagaaaaaaactatttatacatcaaataagtaatcatatatataaattaaatatgttttcttCTAGTAATTTTAGTGAAAATTGTGTGATTCAACCAACCTGAAACCCATTGATCATACATCCACACGCTGGTTCGTTTTCCAGCTTTTCTGCGAAACTGCAGCAGGGTTCCATCACTGTATAGAGGAGCTGCTACGTAGAGATCTCCATCTGTATATAACCAAAGAAAGCCTTGGTGTTACGCTAAATAAGCAACTTCAATCCTCCAGCTCATTCACTAAGCCTAAGCAGATCAAAACATTAATTAAGCTACTTGTGCTCCCACATACCTGCCACCAGCGACAAGGAGTTTTGTGAACTTGTATAAGGGGAGATTCCCGTACCGTCTACAACCTCAGTGGAATGATTGCTTTCTCTGGAAAACTTCAGGAAAGAGACATTATTAGATTTCAGAAATATGGCAAGCCAACTGAACATTATTCATTTGCAGGATATGCAtttacagacatcaagaattcAATTTTTTGACGAGTTGAAACTGATTTCTTGCTATCAAGAATTTGTATATCTGTGAGTAATAATGCAATTGTTTATATCAAGAATTCCAGTTTTAATATAGGAAATGTAATTACTGATATCAAAAAGGTTTTTAATATCAATTCAGAATTGATTTTTCTTATGTTTTGAGAAATAACACAATTGCATATGAAGTTGTCATTCAAAATTATACAAGCAAATTAAAAGTCAAATAGAGAACTACACTTTTTTCTCAGTATTCTCTTACTAAAAAAAGTAAACCACAAGACAACATTTAGCAGAAGCTCTGCATTTGTAGCAGATACCAtgccaaaaatatttattttttacccgTTTCCAACACCGTGGCTGTTCTCCATTCGTCCCACATACAAAtgtgtagtcttcaaatctttcAATTACTGTCACTACATTTTCACAGGAGCCCTGTATAGATGGAGCAATATCAGTAAGACTGTCAAACTACAAAACTCaatttgttctttctttctttcttttttttttaacagaattaTAGAACTCACCTCATGACATTTTGGATTCAGAGTAaagttctaaaaaaataaataaataataaattttacaaaaattgcaatattttattatgatcTTGGTCACAAAATCTACTGAACGAAATCTCAAAATTGatgtaaaagtattttaaattcaaGATATGAGACTATGCGTACACAATTATGTACCTAAATGTGTATAAAGCAACCATGATGATTATTTTTTCACTAATCAATCacacaattaaaatttaaattatttatggcAACCATAGCAACAGATTAGACTTGTTGTTTGTGGAAATAAATCTTTCATGAACACCTGAAATAGGCCTTTTCATTCGCTGACAGATTAAATATGGACACAGCTGTCTGTGTGCGTCATTGACTGCGTACTGAAATCCATccacaatatataatttaatgtaggCTAGACTTACTAATTACAACCACTTCCAAAAGTCACAACTCTCTGAGTTACTTCTCCAATTTATGATATTCAACCGTGCTTTATATtccaactttatttttaaaatacaatgtacaattatttgattaaacaaTTTCAACAAAAGTGTCATTTACATATTAATGACCAGTTTCAGTTCAGTATTACCTCCACAATCCGAAGACTGTCtacatcaaaatgtaaaatatgatttattcctCCTACAATCAGACTCTTTGATCCTTCCTCATGGAATAAGACTGTATGACTATAATTTCTGTTGTATAAAAGAGGAGCATcatctggggggaaaaaataaacaaatctggGTAAAGTTATGTCCTCTAGTAAGATATAATATGTTTAGATATTGTCTCATgtgattatttaattaaaacaattcaagTCTACTGTATAAGTGCATTAGTGAATACACTACGTGTGCAAATGACTAGTGTAAATAATTAGTCTGATTACAGAAGAAAGATGTAGGCTATCTTAACTTACCTTGTTTTAGAGTTAATCTGGGATTATAAGAGCAAAACACGCAATGAAAGCACGCTCCATAAACAAGCAAAGGACACGCCAAATTTCCCTTTATGTGGACCGAGAAATATTGCCGTTTTATGATCATGGTCCTACACAATCTAACCGCTCCCAGTAGTACGACCACATCTCATCTCCGCCGGTTTCAAAGTGAACATGTAATTGAGTGGACTCTCCAGGAGAAGGGCTATTgtatggaattagatttgtgccaaataaaatgaatgtaatttttaaagaaacgtatggaaatatcaagtgaaactgaataaaatgtctttgaaactaaaaaataaataaattacaggcaaaatctttgacctTGTTTTTAACAGACGCTCACATCCACACAGGCGCAACGATACTGACgccttcacttccaggtcaagaagctgtcaatcaaaaactcagtagccaatgagaacacaccgctgttaACCCCGCCCCCATGAGAGCTTTGTGTCAGAATGGCgaacgaaaacttcagaagcgtaaatgaaatcttcagaatcgtaaacgaaaactttagaagcgtaaatgaaaactctggaagtgcatttgtaagtacagatcaacgaatgaaagatgagaaaacagttgcaaaacctgcagtgtattaaaaacgattttgcctgtaatttatttattttttagtttcaaagacattttattcagtttcacttgatattttcatacgtttctttaaaaattacattcattttatttggcacaaatctaattccatacTATTGTGCTCTCCAGTCCAGTAGGCGGCGGAAATCCACGGAAATCCACGGCTTGCAgtacagaagaagaaaaagattaGCTCAAAATGGTATTATCTTATTTCTTATTGAACGATAGCTCGGTTTATTCTAGTTATGGTTTCATTTTTGAAACCATTACAGTTATAATACGTGTCCGCTGCGATTTGTGGACggataatgacatttttttccatGTAACGCTAATCTTTTAGAGTACGTTTTAAAGGCTAAGCAATAGACGTAAACATTCTTAATAGACTCATTTTGCtgctttcttttatttcagagGTTCCGATTTTGTGGAGATCTGGACTGTCCAGACTGGGTCCTTGCAGAAATTAGCACCTTAGCTAGAATAGTAAGTCTAACGTTAATAGGTGTTATGTTGACAATTTCTGCACAAATCTTACTACAAGTGATTTTCTTCATTGCAGTCGAGCGTCAAGATGAAGCTTCTGTGCGTGCAAGTCATTAAAGATCTGCTCGATGAAGGCATCGATGTAAGACAGCACTGAAGACAACACTCATGTTAGAATGTCTACTAAATACATATTCCTCTAACTactatataattatatgttTTCAGTATGACAAAGTTTCAAAACTAACCTCAGATGCAAAGTTTGGTGAGTAAAACCTGGATTCTGTGTCATGTGATCTCAGTAATAGTAAAGTGTgcaatgaaaattattataaatcagTACTGATTGCTTATAATTTTTTCCTACGTTATGgctgatattaaaattttataacgtatatttcaaattaaatcaaaatgagtAGTTTTAATGCTTAAACATTTTAGCAGAGTGTCCTGCTTTAAATGATTCTAGGAAAACTTTATACTCCAAAAgtatattaatagaatattagaaTTTTGATCAGATATAATTTTGAAAGATGGTATatgattgttattttatttaattgttcgtaaaaaaaaaaaaaaaaaaatgttgttcaatttattttataaaattcatTTAAGTACTGTTATTAAGactattttgaaatgtattattcTTGAGTTTGCCATGAACGATTTGATGCTGatatgacaaataaataaatacataaataaataatagttttaaattaTAGCCTGCAAGTGAATTTAGGCTTCACAACATTGTAATGTATAATCTGTGGAAAATTCATATTTGAGATTTTCTAAAGACACATTtaacaatataaattattagtgtttttacaaAATGAATTGTAAGAGAACGTTAGATAATGTCAACGGTAATCTACATGTAAAAACTGAAGAAATGTGcagcacaattaaatatccattatatgactttttaaaagggatttttaaataatttactaaTAATTATTGTAACTTATTCAATATTGGTTGATAAATTACAATGGTACTGATATTTTATGCAACCTACATAAATGCATTGTCTGTTTATATTTCATGCCATATATCTTGCTGATTtctctgtctatttttatttgattttttcccCAGAAAGTGGAGACATTAAAGCCAGTATAGCAGTGCTGAGTTTCATTCTGGCTAGTGCTGCCAAGCATGACGTGGACAGTGAATCTCTCTCCAGTGAACTACAGCAGCTTGGCCTGCCTAAAGGTAAGGATATCTGCTTTATCAACTTTTCGAAGTTATACTTCAAACTCAACAcatttacatgtccatttataGAGCACACCACCGGCTTGTGTAAATCATATGAGGAAAAACACATCGCTCTACAGGAAAAGCTGAGAGAGAGCAGCCTGCGCTGTGAGTATTACcaaaaaatagaagaaaaataGAAATACAGTCCAGATTATGTAATATCCTGATGCATGTCATGTGTCAGTGGGTCGTCTGGAAGCGGTGAACTGGCGGGTCGATTACACCCTGAGCTCCAGTGAACTGAAGCAAGTGAATGAACCCACAGTCCAGCTCAGACTTCAGGCTCAGGACCCCGAGACAGACTCCACACAGACCACCACTGTCTCCATCACTGCGGACAAGTTCAGAGTACTGCTAACAGGTGACTGATCGGTaccatttatgtatttgaattgcatataacATTTCCATCCTTTCGGTTTAAAGTAATAAACGCAATGTGATGAATATTTATCAGTCATACACGCATGAAACTGGTAACAGTTCTGTTAACAGTACTAATAAACTGAATGTGTtgtaaagcaatagttcactaAAAAATGAGAGTTAGCAGAAAATGTACTCGCTCTCAGGccgtccaagatgtaggtgagttTGTTTGATTATCagatcagatttggagaaattttgagttgcatcacttgctcaccaatggatcctctgcagtgaatgggtgccgtcagaatgagagtccaaacagctgataaaaacatcacaataatctataATTAATCAACACgattccagtccatcaattaacatcttgtgacgtgaaaagctgcttgtttgatggaaattttatgtaattcaaatGCATCTTTAATTTAGACTTAAGCATTTTTAAGTGTATATTGTATTATGCAATTATAGCAAATTTCcctgtttttcttttccagAACTCAAACAAGCACAGACTATGATGAATGCACTACAGTGAAGCAGTCAGCATTTGTTGAATAATATCGCTGAAATGTGCGCAGGAATCCGTGTATTTAAACTGCTtctgagaaagaaaagaaaatggttTTTCTAACATATTTTGTATAGCTTTtcatgtcctgatttgtcaAATGTTGACTAATGTTGCTCAAATTGAGCACCAACTTCAAAAAGTGTCTCAATCAGATTTAGcacttttattcattatttttggaCCCAATGTCACTTGGAAACTTAATTTGTCACTTGTTGATCAGTTTTATCCAGAGAATCAACAGCCCTTAGTGATTTATCTCACCTCATGTGTTTGTCTATGTTAATGTCATGTGTAttttgttaatgcattatttctttttcattaaaaaaaaaatggagagaATAAATAAGATAATACCAACAGTTCAGTCTCACTGCGGCATGTTCAGAACCcttaaaaatacttattaaaGATAATTTATTTTGGTCAGGTTTTTTTGTTACGAATAAAGGGGCATATTATGGGGACGGCGTGAATTTAAATTATGAATGCATGCCATTTAGAGTTTATTCCAGTTTAATTCTTAAATATTCattgtttaaattcatttatttagactAATCTTCTTCTAAAGGaaatatttagttaattaaTAAACTAATTTAACTGTTTGgctttaaagtaaatattcagACTGCCCACAAGTTCCCAGAGTAAGAAGGAAtctagaaaaaaacaaactacaACTCCCATGATCCTCCCGTGTCCGTTTCATAAACAGTAGCATGCCGAGCCGCGCGAGTTTCCGTGATTATATAACAAGCTTGAGGAGCAAAGGTGGGTTGGTGCACGATTCGCttcaattaatttaatcatCGATTTGCTGAACATGATCCGACTTTGTAGCACGTAGATATGCGACAATTCAAACTTTGCATGTAGCAATGCATGTACGTTGCTTAGCACTAACAGCACACTTTCATAATCTTGAGCATCGTTCAGCATGAGGGAAAGATTTCCTCAAACGCTGGTCAGATGCTTTTTTATTCATTAGTGTACACATATTCATATAGGAGTATGAATGCTATTATTGTCAACTTATTTGCTGTTTAATTTCGTGtgtctttatattttaaagcattagaGACTCGAATACGGTTACTACAGTATTTCCACctatttgggaaaaaaaattaaaataaaattgtgacaaATGGCGGGAaatacagaattaaaatttttctaaatatttacatgGGTTGTAGAGGAGACTGA
This genomic stretch from Onychostoma macrolepis isolate SWU-2019 chromosome 25, ASM1243209v1, whole genome shotgun sequence harbors:
- the commd4 gene encoding COMM domain-containing protein 4 isoform X1, with product MVLSYFLLNDSSVYSSYGFIFETITVIIRVRCDLWTDNDIFFHRFRFCGDLDCPDWVLAEISTLARISSVKMKLLCVQVIKDLLDEGIDYDKVSKLTSDAKFESGDIKASIAVLSFILASAAKHDVDSESLSSELQQLGLPKEHTTGLCKSYEEKHIALQEKLRESSLRLGRLEAVNWRVDYTLSSSELKQVNEPTVQLRLQAQDPETDSTQTTTVSITADKFRVLLTELKQAQTMMNALQ
- the commd4 gene encoding COMM domain-containing protein 4 isoform X2, which produces MRFRFCGDLDCPDWVLAEISTLARISSVKMKLLCVQVIKDLLDEGIDYDKVSKLTSDAKFESGDIKASIAVLSFILASAAKHDVDSESLSSELQQLGLPKEHTTGLCKSYEEKHIALQEKLRESSLRLGRLEAVNWRVDYTLSSSELKQVNEPTVQLRLQAQDPETDSTQTTTVSITADKFRVLLTELKQAQTMMNALQ
- the commd4 gene encoding COMM domain-containing protein 4 isoform X3; amino-acid sequence: MKLLCVQVIKDLLDEGIDYDKVSKLTSDAKFESGDIKASIAVLSFILASAAKHDVDSESLSSELQQLGLPKEHTTGLCKSYEEKHIALQEKLRESSLRLGRLEAVNWRVDYTLSSSELKQVNEPTVQLRLQAQDPETDSTQTTTVSITADKFRVLLTELKQAQTMMNALQ
- the sema7a gene encoding semaphorin-7A, producing the protein MIIKRQYFSVHIKGNLACPLLVYGACFHCVFCSYNPRLTLKQDDAPLLYNRNYSHTVLFHEEGSKSLIVGGINHILHFDVDSLRIVENFTLNPKCHEGSCENVVTVIERFEDYTFVCGTNGEQPRCWKRFSRESNHSTEVVDGTGISPYTSSQNSLSLVADGDLYVAAPLYSDGTLLQFRRKAGKRTSVWMYDQWVSEPTFISSFLAQRMNDPLNEKIYILFREKNSDTSPEADPWISRVARVCKVDEGGPKQLLQNIWTSFLKARLVCGIPRESLYFNRLQDVFIQHADDWRDSRVYALFSSSWNSTAVCIYSLAELDDVFEHSAYKSYSKAIPTPRPGTCVKQSNSIPTSTLQIIKDHPEMKDWIQPIQKETPFFTSNKNFTKIAVDQVQASDDGMHNVLLLATDNGVILKILEDGSKAFIISETHLCNGSAPVHSMKLDSEKRKLFVGYPGQISALDLQRCKDYNASCEECVLSRDPYCAWTEQGCTSQTRGGIQNIAVGLTEVCHQKPGGRFTREVKQSLAAPLRIQHSVNIGIPFYLSCPVDSNHATYKWEHNQQSIPCQQTQSECLLLIPAMTNGMYGDYKCTSHELDYTKIVRDYNLFNENLKSASNGAFKLRAQDWLMASFVTSAFYLRSL